The Streptococcus mitis region GACCATTGCTGAGCGGACAGAGAAAGTTGTTGTCTTGGATCAGGGCAAGATTGTCGAAGAAGGAAAGCATGCTGATTTGCTTGAACAGGGTGGCTTTTACGCCCATTTGGTCAATAGCTAGAAAGAGGAGAGGATGAAACCAGAATTTTTAGAAAGTGCGGAGTTTTATAATCGTCGTTACCATAATTTTTCCAGTCGAGTGATTGTACCCATGTCCCTTCTACTTGTCTGTTTACTTGGCTTTGCAACTGTTGCAGAGAAGGAGATGAGTTTGTCTACTAGAGCTACTGTCGAGCCTAGTCGTATCCTTGCAAATATCCAGTCAACTAGCAACAATCGTATTCTTGTCAATCATTTGGAAGAAAATAAGCTGGTTAAAAAGGGGGAGCTTCTGGTTCAATACCAGGAAGGGGCAGAGGGTGTCCAAGCGGAGGCCTATGCTAGTCAGTTGGACATGCTTAAGGATCAAAAAAAGCAATTGGAGTATTTGCAAAAAAGTCTGCAAGAAGGGGAGAATCACTTTCCAGAGGAGGATAAGTTTGGCTACCAAGCCACCTTTCGCGACTACATCAGTCAAGCAGGCAGTCTTAGGGCTAGTACATCGCAACAAAATGAGACCATCGCGTCCCAGAATGCAGCAGCTAGTCAAACCCAAGCCGAAATCGGCAACCTCATCAGCCAAACAGAGGCTAAAATTCGCGATTACCAGACAGCTAAGTCAGCTATTGAAACAGGCGCTTCCTTGGCCAGTCAGAATCTAGCCTATTCTCTCTACCAGTCCTACAAGTCTCAGGGTGAGGAAAATCCGCAAGCTAAAGCTCAGGCAGTTGCGCAGGTTGAAGCACAGCTTTCTCAGTTAGAATCCAGTCTCGCTACTTACCGTGTCCAGTATGCGGGTTCAGGTACCCAGCAAGCCTATGCGTCAGGCTTAAGCAGTCAATTGGAGTCTCTCAAATCCCAATACTTGGCAAAGGTTGGTCAAGAATTGACCCTTCTAGACCAGAAAATCTTGGAGGCAGAGTCAGGCAAGAAGGTTCAGGGAAGTCTTCTAGACAAGGGGAAAATTACGGCTAGTGAGGATGGGGTGCTTCACCTTAATCCTGAGACTAGTGATTCTACCATGGTAGCAGAAGGTACCCTACTAGCCCAACTCTATCCATCCTTGGAAAAAGAAGGGAAAGCCAAACTTACAGCTTATCTAAGTTCAAAAGATGTATCAAGAGTCAAGGTCGGTGATTCTGTTCGCTATACGACGACTCATGATGCTAAGAATCAAATTGTCTTAGATTCCACTATTACAAGTATTGATGCGACAGCTACCAAGACTGAAAAAGGTAATTTCTTTAAAATTGAGGCGGAGACTAATCTAACTTCGGAGCAGGCTGAAAAACTTCGGTACGGGGTGGAAGGTCGCCTGCAGATGATTACGGGAAAGAAAAGTTATCTACATTATTATTTGGATCAATTTTTGAACAAAGAGTAATGTTCGTGTTTTTAGAGTTAAATGATTTTTAAACTGTGAGAAAGATTCTTCTTGCAGTTTTTTTCTTTATGATTTTTGAAACACATCCACTATTTATTCGTTTAAATTCTTGTAATTTTAGGTTTTTTATGGTAGAATGTGCTCAAGTAATACGAAAGGCGAACTTTAAAATGTCAAAACAATTAATCTATTCGGGAAAAGCTAAAGATATCTATACAACTGAGGATGAAAATCTTATTATTTCAACTTACAAGGACCAGGCGACTGCTTTCAATGGTGTCAAGAAGGAGCAAATTGCAGGTAAGGGAGTGTTGAATAATCAGATTTCATCTTTTATTTTTGAGAAATTAAATGCGGCTGGTGTGGCGACTCACTTTGTGGAGAAACTTTCAGACACGGAACAACTTAATAAAAAGGTTGAGATTATTCCTTTGGAAGTCGTGCTTCGCAACTATACTGCTGGTTCCTTTTCAAAACGTTTTGGTGTGGATGAGGGAATCACCTTGGAGACTCCGATTGTTGAATTTTACTATAAAAATGATGATTTGGATGACCCGTTTATCAATGACGAGCATGTGAAATTCCTACAGATTGCGGATGACCAGCAAATTGCCTACTTGAAGGAAGAAACTCGTCGAATCAATGAACTCTTGAAAGCCTGGTTTGCTGAGATTGGACTTAAGTTGATTGACTTTAAGCTAGAGTTCGGTTTTGACAAGGATGGCAAGATTATCTTGGCAGACGAATTTTCACCAGATAACTGCCGCTTGTGGGATGCGGATGGCAACCACATGGATAAGGATGTTTTCCGTAGAGGATTGGGAGAACTAACCGACGTTTACGAGATTGTCTGGGAGAAATTGCAGGGATTGAAATAATCTGTTAGCAACGGAAAACCTTCGTCTCTCAACTAAAAGGACTCAGGCTGAAAAGGTCCCCCAGACCTTTTCACTCCGTAGAGGATTAGGAGAACTAACAGACGTTTACGAGATTGTTTGGGAAAAGTTGCAGGAATTGAAATAACAGCCTCAAGGCTGTTTAGGAATATTGCAAGAGCTGAAATAAAGGAATAAGAATTGATGGATAAACGTATTTTTGTTGAAAAAAAGGCTGATTTTCAGGTCAAGTCAGAGAGTTTGGTTAGAGAACTCCAGCATAACTTGGGACTTTCAAGCTTGAAAAGTATTCGCATCGTGCAAGTGTATGATGTCTTTAACTTAGCTGAGGACTTGTTTGCGCCTGCAGAGAAACACATCTTCTCTGAGCAGGTGACAGACCATGTTTTGGACGAAGCGGTTGTGCAGGCGGATCTTGCTAACTATGCTTTCTTTGCCATTGAAAGCCTGCCTGGCCAATTTGACCAGCGTGCAGCTTCTTCACAAGAAGCCTTGCTTTTGCTGGGAAGTTCTAGTGACGTGACAGTCAATACAGCACAATTGTACTTGGTCAATAAGGACATTGATGCGACTGAGTTAGAGGCGGTCAAGAACTACTTGCTCAATCCAGTTGATTCTCGTTTCAAGGATATCACGACAGGGATTGCCAAGCAGGAATTTTCAGAGTCAGACAAGACCATTCCTAAATTGACTTTCTTTGAAAGCTATACAGCAGAAGACTTTGCTCGCTACAAGGCTGAGCAAGGGATGGCTATGGAAGTGGATGATTTGCTCTTTATTCAAGACTACTTCAAGTCAATCGGGCGCGTGCCAACTGAGACGGAACTCAAGGTTTTGGATACTTACTGGTCTGACCACTGCCGTCACACAACTTTCGAGACAGAGTTGAAACACATTGATTTCTCCGCATCGAAATTCCAAAAACAATTGCAGTCAACCTATGATAAATATATCGCTATGCGCGATGAGTTGGGGCGTTCTGAAAAACCTCAAACCTTGATGGATATGGCGACTGTTTTCGGTCGTTATGAGCGTGTCAATGGACGTTTGGATGACATGGAAGTGTCTGACGAAATCAATGCATGCTCAGTCGAAATTGAAGTGGATGTTGATGGTGTGAAAGAGCCATGGCTCCTAATGTTCAAGAACGAAACCCACAATCACCCGACAGAAATTGAGCCATTTGGTGGGGCGGCTACTTGTATCGGTGGAGCCATTCGTGACCCATTGTCAGGTCGCTCATATGTTTACCAAGCTATGCGGATCTCAGGTGCTGGTGATATTACAGCACCGATTTCAGAAACTCGCGCTGGGAAATTGCCACAACAAGTCATTTCTAAAACAGCGGCTCATGGTTATTCTTCATACGGTAACCAGATTGGACTTGCAACAACCTACGTTCGTGAATACTTCCACCCAGGTTTTGTAGCTAAACGTATGGAGTTAGGTGCAGTAGTCGGTGCGGCTCCTAAGGGCAATGTTGTCCGTGAAAAACCGGAAGCGGGAGATGTGATTATTCTCCTTGGAGGTAAGACTGGACGTGATGGTGTCGGTGGTGCGACAGGTTCTTCTAAGGTTCAAACAGTTGAGTCCGTGGAAACTGCTGGTGCTGAGGTTCAAAAAGGGAATGCCATCGAAGAACGCAAGATTCAGCGCCTTTTCCGTAATGGCGATGTCACTCGTCTTATCAAGAAGTCCAATGACTTTGGAGCAGGTGGTGTCTGTGTAGCCATCGGTGAATTGGCAGACGGTCTTGAAATTGACCTCAACAAGGTGCCTCTTAAATACCAGGGCTTGAATGGTACCGAAATTGCCATCTCTGAATCTCAAGAACGGATGGCAGTCGTGGTTCGTCCTGAGGATGTAGATGCCTTCGTTGCTGAATGTAACAAAGAGAATATTGATGCTGTTGTGGTTGCGACAGTAACTGAAAAACCAAATCTAGTCATGCACTGGAATGGTGAAACCATTGTCGACTTGGAACGTCGTTTCCTTGACACCAATGGTGTGCGTGTGGTCGTCGATGCTAAGGTTGTGGACAAGGATGTCACACTCCCAGAAGAACGTCAAACATCTGCTGACACACTTGAAGCAGATACCCTTACGGTTCTATCTGACCTCAATCATGCGAGTCAAAAAGGATTACAGACTATCTTTGATTGCTCTGTTGGACGCTCAACGGTCAATCATCCACTTGGCGGTCGCTACCAACTCACACCAACTGAGGCATCTGTACAGAAATTGCCAGTTCAACACGGTGAGACTTATACTGCGTCAGTCATTGCTCAAGGTTTCAACCCATATGTAGCTGAATGGTCTCCATACCACGGTGCTGCCTATGCGGTGATCGAAGCAACTGCTCGTTTGGTTGCTGCTGGTGCCAACTGGTCTAAGGCTCGCTTCTCTTATCAAGAGTACTTCGAGCGCATGGACAAACAAGCTGAGCGTTTTGGTCAGCCAGTGGCAGCTCTCCTAGGCTCAATCGAAGCACAAATTCAGCTTGGTTTGCCATCTATCGGTGGTAAGGACTCCATGTCTGGTACTTTTGAAGAATTGACAGTACCGCCAACCTTGGTCGCTTTTGGGGTGACGACAGCGGATAGCCGTAATGTGCTCTCTCCAGAATTTAAAGCTGTTGGGGAAAATATCTACTACATTCCAGGCCAAGCACTCTCAGCAGAGATTGATTTTGACTTGATTAAGAAAAATTTTGCTCAATTTGAAGCTATCCAAGCTGGCCACGAAGTGACATCTGCATCAGCTGTCAAATATGGTGGTGTGGTTGAAAGTTTGGCTCTTGCTACTTTTGGAAATCATATTGGTGCAGAGGTGACCTTGCCTGAACTTAAAACAGCTTTGACAGCTCAATTGGGCGGATTTGTCTTTACATCTCCTGAAGAAATTGCTGGAGTAGAGAAAATCGGTCAAACAAGTGCAGCCTTTACACTGACTGTCAACGGTGTGAATCTAGATGGACACAAGCTTGACAGTGCCTTCCAAGGTAAATTGGAAGAAGTTTACCCAACAGAGTTTGTCCAAGCCAAAGAACTGGCTGAAGTACCAGCGGTGGTATCAGATGTTGTGATTAAAGCCAAAGAAAAGGTTGAAAAACCTGTGGTTTACATCCCAGTCTTCCCAGGCACCAACTCAGAGTATGACTCAGCTAAGGCCTTTGAAAAAGAAGGTGCAGAGGTCAACTTGGTGCCATTCGTGACCTTGAATGAAGAGGCTATTGTCAAGTCAGTCGAAACCATGGTTGACAACATCGGCAAGGCTAACATTCTCTTCTTTGCAGGTGGATTCTCAGCTGCGGACGAACCAGATGGTTCAGCTAAGTTTATTGTCAATATCCTGCTCAATGAAAAAGTGCGTGTAGCTATTGATAGCTTTATCGCTCGTGGTGGCTTGATTATCGGTATCTGTAATGGATTTCAGGCTTTGGTCAAATCAGGTCTTCTTCCATACGGGAACTTTGAAGAAGCCACTAGTACTAGTCCAACCCTCTTCTACAATGATGCCAACCAACACGTGGCCAAGATGGTGGAAACCCGTATTGCCAATACCAACTCACCATGGTTAGCTGGTGTGCAAGTAGGCGATATCCACGCTATTCCTGTTTCGCACGGTGAAGGGAAGTTTGTCGTGACGGCTGAGGAATTCGCTGAGCTCCGTGACAATGGACAAATTTTCAGCCAATATGTTGACTTTGATGGAAAACCAAGTATGGACTCTAAGTACAATCCGAATGGTTCTGTCCATGCCATCGAAGGAATTACTAGCAAGAATGGCCAAATCATCGGTAAGATGGGCCATTCAGAACGTTATGAGGACGGTCTTTTCCAAAACATCCCAGGAAATAAAGACCAGCACCTGTTTACGTCGGCGGTTAAATACTTTACTGGAAAATAAGACTTGCAGATTTTCTAATAGATAGTATCAGTAATGTAAAAGTCATGTAGATTTAGCTCTTGGTGCTACACAAATAAAAATTAGGTATATAAAATGACATACGAAGTAAAATCTCTTAATGAAGAATGTGGTGTTTTCGGTATCTGGGGACATCCAGACGCTGCTAAATTGACCTATTTTGGTCTCCATAGTCTTCAGCACCGTGGTCAGGAGGGGGCAGGAATCCTCTCCAATGATCAGGGACAATTGAAGCGCCATCGTGACATGGGACTTTTATCAGAAGTCTTCAGAAATCCTGCTAATTTGGATAAATTGACGGGAACTGGTGCGATTGGGCATGTGCGTTACGCGACTGCTGGCGAAGCTTCTGTAGATAATATCCAGCCCTTCCTCTTCCGTTTTCACGATATGCAGTTTGGTTTGGCTCATAATGGAAATCTGACCAATGCAGCCTCTCTCAAGAAAGAACTGGAACAAAGAGGAGCGATTTTCAGCGCGACTTCGGACTCGGAAATCTTGGCCCACCTCATTCGTCGGAGTCACAATCCGAACTTGATGGGCAAAATCAAGGAAGCGCTCAGCCTTGTCAAAGGTGGATTTGCCTATATCTTGCTGTTTGAGGATAAGTTGATTGCGGCTCTTGACCCCAATGGTTTCCGTCCCCTTTCTATCGGGAAAATGGCCAACGGAGCGGTGGTTGTTTCCTCTGAAACCTGTGCTTTTGAGGTTATTGGTGCTGAATGGATTCGTGATTTGAAGCCAGGTGAGATTGTGATCATTGATGACAAGGGCATCCAGTATGACAGCTATACAGATGATACCCAGTTAGCAATCTGTTCTATGGAGTATATCTATTTTGCCCGCCCTGATTCTAATATCCACGGTGTCAATGTTCATACGGCACGTAAACGTATGGGTGCCCAATTGGCGCGTGAATTCAAGCATGAGGCGGATATTGTAGTTGGTGTACCCAATTCTTCCCTCAGCGCAGCCATGGGATTTGCGGAAGAATCTGGTTTGCCAAACGAAATGGGTCTTATTAAGAATCAATATACGCAACGCACCTTTATCCAACCGACTCAAGAATTGCGGGAGCAAGGGGTGCGGATGAAACTATCTGCTGTTTCAGGCGTTGTAAGAGGAAAGCGTGTGGTTATGATTGATGACTCTATTGTACGTGGGACGACCTCTCGTCGTATCGTTCAGCTTTTGAAAGAAGCGGGTGCAACTGAGGTTCACGTTGCTATTGGCAGTCCAGCGCTAGCTTATCCATGCTTCTACGGGATTGATATCCAGACCCGTCAGGAGCTGATTGCAGCTAATCATACGGTTGAAGAAACTCGCCAAATCATTGGTGCGGACAGTCTGACTTATCTTTCTGTTGAGGGGTTGATTGAGTCAATTGGGATTGAAACAGATGCGCCAAATGGTGGTCTCTGTGTCGCTTACTTTGACGGTGACTACCCAACACCTCTCTACGACTACGAAGAAGACTATCGTAGAAGTTTGGAAGAAAAGACCAGTTTTTACAAATAGACAATAGATCCTCCATTAAAGAAAAGGAATATAAAAATGGCAAATAAAAATGCATATGCTTCACGTCTCACTACTGACTAAAAGCTAAAGCATTTGTCAGTAGACGCTTTGTCCTATAGGATCAAAGCTAGAGCCCTGACTAGTATTTTTATACTCTTCGAAAATCAAATTCAAACCACGTCAGCTTCACCTTGCCGTACCCAAGTACAGCCTGCGGCTAGCTTCCTAGTTTGCTCTTTGATTTTCATTGAGTATTAGATAAAATAATTGTTTATCTAAAAATACGTCCCAGTCTTTCCCCAAAAAAGAAAAGGAAAAATAAAATGGCAAATAAAAATGCGTACGCTCAATCTGGTGTGGATGTTGAAGCGGGTTATGAAGTTGTTGAACGGATTAAAAAGCACGTGGCTCGTACGGAGCGTGCAGGTGTCTTGGGAGTTCTTGGTGGCTTTGGTGGTATGTTTGACCTTTCAAAGACTGGGGTTAAAGAACCCGTCTTGATTTCAGGGACTGACGGTGTCGGAACTAAGCTCATGCTGGCTATCAAGTACGACAAGCACGATACCATCGGTCAGGACTGTGTGGCCATGTGTGTCAATGATATCATCGCTGCAGGTGCGGAGCCCCTCTATTTCCTTGACTACGTAGCGACAGGGAAGAATGAACCAGCTAAGCTAGAACAAGTTGTCGCTGGTGTGGCAGAAGGTTGTGTGCAGGCAGGTGCTGCCCTCATTGGTGGGGAAACGGCTGAAATGCCTGGCATGTACGGCGAAGATGACTATGACTTGGCTGGTTTTGCGGTCGGTGTGGCTGAAAAATCTCAAATCATTGACGGTTCAAAGGTGGCAGAAGGAGATATTCTTCTCGGACTTGCTTCAAGTGGGATTCATTCCAATGGTTACTCTCTCGTCCGTCGTGTCTTTGCGGATTACACAGGTGAGGAAGTCCTTCCAGAATTGGAAGGCAAGCAACTCAAGGAAGTTCTCCTTGAGCCGACTCGTATCTATGTCAAGGCTGTTTTGCCACTCATCAAGGAAGAGTTGGTCAACGGCATTGCCCACATCACTGGTGGTGGCTTTATCGAAAATGTCCCTCGCATGTTTGCAGCTGACTTGGCTGCTGAGATTGAGGAAAGCAAAGTTCCAGTCTTGCCAATCTTCAAAGCCCTTGAAAAATACGGTCAGATCAAACACGAAGAAATGTTTGAAATCTTCAATATGGGTGTGGGACTTATGCTAGCAGTTAGCCCTGAAAATGTAATTCGTGTCAAGGAATTGTTGGATGAACCAGTCTATGAAATTGGTCGTATCGTCAAGAAAGAAAACGAAAGTGTCATCATCAAATGAAAAAAATAGCGGTTTTTGCCTCTGGTAATGGCTCAAATTTTCAGGTGATAGCGGAACAATTTCCAGTAGAGTTTGTCTTTTCAGACCATCGTGACGCCTATGTGCTCGAACGTGCAGACAAGCTCGGCGTTCTGTCCTATGCTTTTGAACTCAAGGAGTTTGAGAGCAAGGCAGACTACGAAGCGGCCCTTGTCGAACTCTTGGAAGAACACCAGATTGACTTGGTTTGTCTAGCAGGCTACATGAAAATTGTTGGGCCTACTTTACTGGCAGCTTATGAAGGCAGGATTATCAACATTCATCCAGCCTACTTGCCAGAATTTCCAGGAGCTCATGGGATTGAGGATGCTTGGAATGCTGACGTGGATCAGTCTGGTGTGACCATTCACTGGGTAGATTCTGGTGTGGACACTGGTAAGATCATCAACCAAGTACGTGTGCCACGGTTAGCTGATGATACCATCGAAAGCTTTGAAACTCGCATTCATGAGGCAGAGTACAAGTTGTATCCAGAGGTGCTGGATAGCTTGGGAGTGGAGAGGAGGTATGAATTATAAATAAAATTAAATCGTCCCCTTTTTTAAAAACAATTGTATTTTTTTCGACATTTTCAATCTTGTTGTTTGTTGTTGATTCTTTTGACTTGATAACAAAAATATTTGGATTACTTGGTATGAAACCGAATCATATGAATAGTTGGTTAGCATACATAGGCTCTATATCAGGATTGTTGATGACTTCTTATATTTATACCGCCTCTCTCAAGAAGGATAGCGATATTAGAGAGATAGAACAACGTTATAATAATTTACCAATATTAATAATGGGAGTAGAGTTAATAGATAATAAACTTCAGATATCAGCAAAGAATATTGGATTAAATCATGCAATTCTAAAGTATTGGAAATTGAATGAATTTGAAGATCAGAGTGAAAATACTCAACAATTACATGGAACAAAAGGTGACATTAATCAATTTCCAATTGTTGAAAAAGACAATGAATATTCTGAAGGTATACCTCTTGATGAAGGTATAGAAATTTCAAATATTAAAGAAATAATAATTATATATACTGACATTTTTGGAAAAAATTACTATTATAATAAATTCAAAAACGAAAATGGTAAGTTTGAACAATCTCAATATGCGATATTTGATCAAAATAGAACTGAAAAAAATAAAGTAAAAATAAGTAAATGAAAGGAAAAAAGATGACTAAACGCGCTTTAATCAGCGTCTCAGACAAAGCGGGCATTGTTGAATTTGCCAAAGAACTCAAAAAACTCGGTTGGGACATCATCTCAACTGGTGGTACTAAAGTTGCCCTTGATAATGCTGGTGTTGATACCATTGCTATAGATGATGTGACTGGTTTTCCAGAAATGATGGACGGTCGTGTCAAGACCCTTCATCCAAATATCCACGGTGGGCTCCTCGCTCGTCGTGATTTGGATAGTCACCTGGAAGCGGCCAAAGACAATCAAATCGAGCTTATCGACCTTGTAGTGGTCAACCTTTATCCTTTCAAGGAAACGATTCTCAAACCAGATGTGACTTATGCGGAAGCCGTTGAAAACATCGATATCGGTGGTCCCTCTATGCTTCGTTCAGCAGCGAAGAACCACGCTAGCGTAACAGTTGTGGTAGACCCTGCTGACTATACAGTGGTTTTGGACGAGTTGTCAGCCAATGGTGAAACGACTTACGAAACGCGTCAACGTTTGGCAGCCAAGGTTTTCCGTCACACAGCGGCTTATGATGCCTTGATTGCAGAGTATTTCACAGCTCAAGTCGGAGAAAGCAAACCTGAAAAGCTCACTTTGACCTATGACCTCAAACAAGCTATGCGTTACGGTGAGAACCCTCAACAAGACGCGGATTTCTACCAAAAAGCCTTGCCGACAGATTACTCCATTGCTTCAGCTAAACAGCTCAACGGAAAAGAATTATCATTCAATAACATCCGTGATGCTGACGCTGCCATTCGTATCATCCGTGACTTCAAAGACCGTCCAACCGTTGTGGCTCTCAAACACATGAACCCATGTGGAATTGGTCAGGCTGATGACATCGAGACTGCTTGGGACTACGCTTATGAGTCTGACCCAGTGTCTATCTTTGGTGGTATCGTTGTTCTTAACCGTGAGGTGGATGCTGCGACAGCTGAGAAGATGCATGGTGTTTTCCTTGAAATCATCATCGCGCCAAGCTATACGGATGAAGCGCTAGCTATTTTGACTAATAAAAAGAAAACTTGCGTATCCTTGCCTTGCCATTTGACGTACAAGATGCCAGTGAAGCAGAAGCAGAATACACAGGTGTTGTTGGTGGACTTCTGGTGCAAAATCAAGACGTGGTGAAAGAAAGCCCAACTGACTGGCAAGTGGTGACCAAACGCCAGCCAACTGAGACAGAGGCTACTGCTCTTGAGTTCGCTTGGAAGGCTATTAAGTATGTCAAATCAAACGGTATCATCATCACCAATGACCACATGACACTTGGTGTTGGTCCAGGTCAAACCAACCGTGTGGCTTCGGTCCGTATCGCCATTGACCAAGCCAAAGACCGTCTTGACGGCGCTGTGCTTGCTTCCGATGCCTTCTTCCCATTTGCGGATAACGTGGAAGAAATCGCCAAAGCAGGTATCAAGGCTATCATCCAGCCGGGTGGGTCTGTGCGTGACCAAGAATCTATCGAAGCTGCGGATAAATATGGCTTGACTATGGTCTTCACAGGCGTGAGACATTTTAGACATTAAGAACGTTAAAGGGAAGAAAACAGTTTCTTTCCTTTTTTGCGTAAAAATGCGGAGTGAAACAAGATTAAAACGAACGTTTGTGATATAATGTTAGTAAATAATTCGCAAAAGAGGTTGAGGAATGAAGCTGTTAGTTGTCGGTTCGGGTGGTCGTGAACATGCGATTGCTAAGAAGTTGCTTGAGTCAAAAGAGGTAGAAAAGGTTTTTGTTGCCCCTGGGAATGACGGGATGATTCTGGATGGTTTGGAATTGGTAAATATCTCTATTTCCGAACATTTTGAATTGATTGAGTTTGTAAAAGCCAACGATATTGCTTGGTCCTTTATTGGGCCAGATGACGCCCTTGCGGCTGGTATCGTCGATGATTTCCATGTAGCTGGTCTCAAAGCCTTTGGTCCGACAAGATTGGCAGCTGAGCTGGAGTGGTCCAAGGATTTTGCCAAGGAAATCATGGTCAAATACGGCGTTCCGACAGCAGCCTATGGCACATTCTCAAATTTCGAGGAAGCCAAGGCCTACATAGAAGAAAAAGGCGCTCCAATCGTGGTCAAGGCGGATGGCTTGGCGCTTGGGAAGGGTGTCGTTGTTGCGGAGACGGTTGAGCAAGCAGTCGAAGCCGCGCACGAGATGCTTTTGGACAATAAATTTGGCGATAGCGGTGCGCGTGTGGTTATTGAGGAATTCCTTGAAGGAGAGGAATTTTCACTCTTTGCCTTTGTCAATGGCGACAAGTTCTACATCATGCCAACGGCTCAGGACCACAAACGTGCTTATAATGGCGATAAGGGGCCTAACACGGGGGGTATGGGTGCCTATGCGCCAGTTCCTCACTTGCCAGAGAGCGTGGTTGCTACAGCGGTTGACACCATTGTCAAGCCAGTCCTTGAGGGCATGATTAAAGAAGGGCGCCCTTATCTTGGTATCCTTTACGCTGGTCTTATCTTGACAGCGGACGGCCCTAAGGTTATCGAGTTCAACGCTCGCTTCGGAGATCCAGAAACTCAGATTATCTTGCCTCGTCTGACATCTGACTTTGCACAAAATATTACGGATATTCTGGATAGCAAGGAGCCAAATATCACTTGGACAGATAAGGGTGTGACTCTGGGTGTGGTTGTCGCATCCAAGGGCTACCCCCTAGACTATGAAAAAGGTGTCAAGTTGCCAGCCAAGACAGAAGGCGACATTATCACCTATTATGCAGGGGCTAAGTTTGCGGAAAATAGCAGAGCACTGCTGTCAAATGGCGGACGTGTTTATATGCTCGTCACTACTGCAGATACCGTCGAAGACGGACAAAACATTATTTACAGTGAACTCGCCCAACAAAACACAGAAGGGCTCTTCTACCGAACAGATATCGGAAGCAAGGCCATAAAAGATTAACAGATATTATAGTTGTCATGGCGAGCGAAAGCGAATCGAAGTAAGATAATAATCACCGTGGTGAAAAGACCAGAACAGTATCTGTTCTGATCTAGGGAAAATTTGAGACCTTAGATTCAAATTTTAGGAATGAAACCGAATGTTTGCTTCCGTCCCCCCCAAGACCATTATCAAAAAAGAATTAGCAAAAATTCACAAAACACGATAATGGTCGCATAACTTACGAGCGTTAGCGAGTTAATATAGAACAATCACCGCCGTTGTGAAAGAACGATTGAATGACAATCCAATCGTTCAGGGAAATTGG contains the following coding sequences:
- the purF gene encoding amidophosphoribosyltransferase; the protein is MTYEVKSLNEECGVFGIWGHPDAAKLTYFGLHSLQHRGQEGAGILSNDQGQLKRHRDMGLLSEVFRNPANLDKLTGTGAIGHVRYATAGEASVDNIQPFLFRFHDMQFGLAHNGNLTNAASLKKELEQRGAIFSATSDSEILAHLIRRSHNPNLMGKIKEALSLVKGGFAYILLFEDKLIAALDPNGFRPLSIGKMANGAVVVSSETCAFEVIGAEWIRDLKPGEIVIIDDKGIQYDSYTDDTQLAICSMEYIYFARPDSNIHGVNVHTARKRMGAQLAREFKHEADIVVGVPNSSLSAAMGFAEESGLPNEMGLIKNQYTQRTFIQPTQELREQGVRMKLSAVSGVVRGKRVVMIDDSIVRGTTSRRIVQLLKEAGATEVHVAIGSPALAYPCFYGIDIQTRQELIAANHTVEETRQIIGADSLTYLSVEGLIESIGIETDAPNGGLCVAYFDGDYPTPLYDYEEDYRRSLEEKTSFYK
- the purM gene encoding phosphoribosylformylglycinamidine cyclo-ligase, which translates into the protein MANKNAYAQSGVDVEAGYEVVERIKKHVARTERAGVLGVLGGFGGMFDLSKTGVKEPVLISGTDGVGTKLMLAIKYDKHDTIGQDCVAMCVNDIIAAGAEPLYFLDYVATGKNEPAKLEQVVAGVAEGCVQAGAALIGGETAEMPGMYGEDDYDLAGFAVGVAEKSQIIDGSKVAEGDILLGLASSGIHSNGYSLVRRVFADYTGEEVLPELEGKQLKEVLLEPTRIYVKAVLPLIKEELVNGIAHITGGGFIENVPRMFAADLAAEIEESKVPVLPIFKALEKYGQIKHEEMFEIFNMGVGLMLAVSPENVIRVKELLDEPVYEIGRIVKKENESVIIK
- the purN gene encoding phosphoribosylglycinamide formyltransferase, with product MKKIAVFASGNGSNFQVIAEQFPVEFVFSDHRDAYVLERADKLGVLSYAFELKEFESKADYEAALVELLEEHQIDLVCLAGYMKIVGPTLLAAYEGRIINIHPAYLPEFPGAHGIEDAWNADVDQSGVTIHWVDSGVDTGKIINQVRVPRLADDTIESFETRIHEAEYKLYPEVLDSLGVERRYEL
- the purD gene encoding phosphoribosylamine--glycine ligase, yielding MKLLVVGSGGREHAIAKKLLESKEVEKVFVAPGNDGMILDGLELVNISISEHFELIEFVKANDIAWSFIGPDDALAAGIVDDFHVAGLKAFGPTRLAAELEWSKDFAKEIMVKYGVPTAAYGTFSNFEEAKAYIEEKGAPIVVKADGLALGKGVVVAETVEQAVEAAHEMLLDNKFGDSGARVVIEEFLEGEEFSLFAFVNGDKFYIMPTAQDHKRAYNGDKGPNTGGMGAYAPVPHLPESVVATAVDTIVKPVLEGMIKEGRPYLGILYAGLILTADGPKVIEFNARFGDPETQIILPRLTSDFAQNITDILDSKEPNITWTDKGVTLGVVVASKGYPLDYEKGVKLPAKTEGDIITYYAGAKFAENSRALLSNGGRVYMLVTTADTVEDGQNIIYSELAQQNTEGLFYRTDIGSKAIKD